TTACAGTTGAAAAGGTCACTTGATGCATTTGGCCTGTACATCAATGCATACCATGGACGCAGGAAAATAATTTATCACTTTCTAACCTGTCAGCCCAATGGTGTCCCATCATCCGTAAAGTTCCAAACATCTGCTTGAAATGGGAATCCTGACTCTTGTCAACAACGTAGTACATTCTGTCGAAGCAGTGGTCGTCATGGCGATCAATGGCTGCCGCTATGTCCCGGGTTACATAGAGTGTTGTACCGTCACTGCGCATGACAGTGCTGTAGAACTTCATTGGCTTGTCGGGTAACAGGTCAACGACCCCAGTACCTTTCCTAAGATTTGGCAGCAAAATTTACGACCAACTTAATAGCGAATATGGTGCATTTTTTGCTGTGAGTTCTCAATTCACAAAGTTGatataaacaagtcattgacaatgacatagtccccactttttATAGAAGTATTAGttttgatggggcagggaaatgtggtcattaagaagtaccactggagtgtatatgtagagatctatgggcacataggtctatgccgttattcccaatttgaaacacatgaggcatgtctaagttatggttctaattcgggaaaaaagatcagacctctagctgtattggccagccaagaaatacatatgcacataataatgaggtacaagatgtgacatcttaaggtctaatatcctatcaaattcgagggtatagaacttgtggttactgagtatgcatatatatgtataatcaaggtcaaatgtcataaagtcacgtgacattttgaaaaaaaaattgtattgctaattaatccctatatgccaaaaatcagacctctagctctattcgcttgcccagaattagatgtgtgcataattcatgaggtaaagcgtgtgttgtcataaggtctcccatcctactaaatataaaggacatagcacttgtggttacgtatttatcgacataaacgtatatttcaggtcaaaggtcatcgaggtcacatgacatttggtcaaaaaatttctatcctatagttatccctatataccaaaaatcagacatcaagctctatgggtttgctcagaattagatatatgcataattaatgaggtacagtatgaagcatcataaggtctcccatcataccatatatgaagggtgtaccacttgtggttactgagttatggacaaatatgtatatttgaggtcaaaggtcatcgaggtcatgtgacattttgtcaaaataattgtattgctaagttatccctatataccaaaaatcagacctctagctctattggctcgctcaaaattagatatgtgcataattaatgaggtacaatatgtggcgtcataaagtgtcccatcataccatacatgagtGGTagacacttgtggttactgagttatggacaaatatgtatatttgaggtcaaaggtcaccaaggtcacgtgacattttgtcaaaatatctgagatatctgcgtgaacggatggactcacggacggacatgacccaatctataagccccctggacttcatccgtggggactaaaaactgtgtcactgcatcctttttgcaatatgattacgatgagaaactaaatttttatttttcttggccttatacatgggagtctatggactgccttatacatgggagtctatggaggtgaaaactaaaaagtcctctaacacggccaaatttgatcgcattgtgaaacaaatcgacgtgcatctgtatggggtagggtactatctttgtgcaaagtttgaaagaaattgacctgggcatgtctgagatatctgcgtgaacggacggacgcacggacacacggacgcacggacgcacggacgcacgcacgcacggacatgaccaaacctataagtccccccggacggtgtccgtggggactaaaaaaattCCCTTTAAATTTCTAACTTCATGCAAAGTGTTTTGGACTtgataaattgttttattttctgtaGCAACTGAAAActcaatgttttttttaatatttgttgtaTAATGTACATGACTAACTGTCTATTAATAGACAAAGTTGAAATGGTCAACATTGAAGAAATATAACAACTATGTAATAATTGTGTCATGGCCAGCAAATCCTAATGGTTGTCAGTAGAGACACtgaaaattacccacaattctcggTAATAACCCTTGAAGTCAGCATCATTCAGTTTTTCAGTAGTCTCGCTTACCAAGACTGCTCTGCGGGGCTTTCATCTAGCTGCCCCTTCACAGTCTGGGGAAATCCCATCCAAAAAAGTTCAAGCAAGATAGTGCTAGACCGACAAGAGCGATGCATCCTGGGAGCAACTGATCTATGGTGTAATTACTATATTTATAGCTTCACAGTTGTGTCAAAGTGGCTTTCAAAGTCTCTCTGCTTATAATGAGTGTGAACTATGGCTTTAATTTGTGTACTTGATCAGTGTCATACTTGTCCATAAAAACTGATCCATGGCATTAAGGTCATACATGTAGGTCATGTTCATTACTGAGCATTGACTTAGAAAGCCACTTCTATGGGATTTCCCTGTGCATTCACTGCAGACCGTGTCGGAGTGCCTAGATGAAAGTCCCCGCAGTGCAGTCTGGGAAACTGAGACTAGCATTAAATTGGTAGAAATTTCATGAGGGTTAAAGGTCAACAGGTGGTCAGCCTGTAATGTGCATATGAGTAGGGTGTTTTCCATTTTGTTACTTAGTCTGTTGTTTTTTatgataatgaaattttcacttacTCTGTGATTTTCAAGTGACCCTTGTCCCTGAGTTGCTGTATGACATCTAGCGCTTGCTGTCCGTACATCGATTCACCAGAATAGACATCAAAACCGACACCTAATCGCTGgtaacacaaacacacaaagcaTAAGTTTGTCAgctcaaaaacaacaacaaatctaACCTCCaaaggaaatcaagattttctacagaatttcATACAATTGTATTTTGTCAGAAATTTTTCGACCACCAGAGATAATTTTTTTATGAGTACAGGGTAAAGATAACACAAGTGGAAagcataattttgacaatgaaGATGATTCAAGATCAATGGCATTTATAACTATTATCTTGTCATCACTCTTTGCCTAAATTATGGTTACCAGTGGTATACGGAGATTTATTATTAAGGTACTATGCACCTCGAAAGCCtttaagttttgctcaaacttttctcaataaaactttcagccattctctcaccaaatcaagaataaaaatcaggggtcaccgtgcaaaatttagaATGAGAAAAggaaattacctaatatttaccgatgtttaaaattcaaaatggctgccacccctgtgttaactctatggggaaaaataaaatttttgaattttgaaaaaccaagaggtgaaaatgtttcttattctttaaaatgcttaaaaatgagcccaaacaagtggtagagcataaaagaattgtaaaaatttgagagtctgaatatctgtccccaaggggcattctaccttaaaatcacGCTACATCTTGATCATAATATGCAATGGGAATCTAAGCTGCATGACATCTTCTGTCATACTCAAAGCTCACACGACCCAATCTTCATTATGAAAACAACAGAGATTTTTAAGGGGGCTGTGTTGTATCTGTTACTAAAAAAACAAATGGACCTCCAGTATTacattgatttgtaaaattgttcagtGTGGGCATAACCTCTCTCAGTCTGGCCCATATTCTATCTTACAAACAAATTATGccaaaaatttttgattttgaaaatatgagaaGAAATGTGTATTATAGAGAACTAAACAAATCCAATCGATAATTATGaccttttcataatttttttttcagacaaacaCGAAAGATTCTGTTTTAAACTCGACATGTTTATGTTACTTTGGGTAAAATAGTCATTTGCATACCTGCAAAATACCATACCGGTAGTAGTACTCGAGATGGTAATATAACATATTTTCAGGGCATACCATTTAACCAGCAAGCAGAATTAATGGAAATGCAATTACAAGAACACGTCCATGTACTCACAGGCTTCAAACAAACCATGTGGTAAACAATTCAACTGGAAAATACAgacctgtgacctttgacctttgaggcaatggaaaaatatttcaaaagagcAAAAACACCACTACAGTCGGACAGATGTTGTGGCATGAAGTTTTTTCCTATCCTCTATGGGTGCAAGAAACCTATGCCTTGATCCTTAATTAGTGAGAAATTCCCAAAGCTAAATTCACCAGAAATAGCTTGAGATaacatgtaatttgcatacaactatGCATAAAATGTTCAACATACAGTAACAAGCTCAGAGCCGATCTGCAAACTGATCGACTCATCATCACTCAGCGGTTACAAGTAAGTATTTCTTGTAACATATTCCCCATTTTTTTTCGTGAAATATGGTACATACTATGTATTCTTGCTTTTGTAACTTGATGGGACACAGTTGTGTCTAAATGGGGTTAAAATCCAAAAGAATTTCTAAACTTGATCATTGTTGTTCATGTTTTGCCTAGACCAACTCCTTACACTTTCAAATTGAAACTTACATGTTCATCAGAAACTGAAAGGGACAACTGCTCAGTACTGTATTCCTTATTTCAACATCTTGCGACATATAAAAACCAGAAAGGATCATTCTTGTCATCAGGAATGTCCTGAATCTTGAGTCTTGAACTTTTGACATGGGTGAAAAAATTGTACTTAATTCATTGAACCAAAAACTATTCAGTGGAAACTGGATTGTAGAGTGAAGCAATTAAATCTCCATgcccatgtctgtctgtctctctgtggcACATTTATATCGGTATCTTGGGAAGTTCAACCCATTCAAATCATACAAAATCTTAACTTTGACCATTGTATTACAAGACAAGGCTGAAAAAACTGCATTTgtatatcatttgcatatcatttgcataccATTTTACGCCTGATTCACCATGTCCATCCACTTAAAAAACTGAAAAGGCAGGGCTAAAAATTGTGTAGCACTGTGGCTGATACTACTGGCggtttgaaatttgaataccGCATAGTACACCACCACTGATACTGcttttacctaaaatttacatctttggtccaaaatttctgatatttttttttgagaTTTATTTGTCTGCAAGCACGCTTATTTTACAATGTACAGATGTGAGAAATCTGCAACATCACGTTCAATGACCGATACAGTTCCTTTTACAGATGGCAGTGTGGCTGGGTAATTTTGCTTTTTATACCCGAGTGTACTGATGATGTTGCTGATGATGTTGCAAAGCAAAATATTTAATACTCTTATTGTAGATTATTCCTCTCCCTTTGATATCAAATTCCAAGTGGACTACATCCACTTATACGTATCCTTACTTATTGATAGTCATTTTCCAGTCATGAAGTACCTGACAACAGTGACAAGCTTCGCCTTGCTGAAGTGCCTCATCATCACTACTTTGTATCAAAAGTCAACGTGTTCGGCCGAGGAGCAGCAAAATGCTCACACCCAGACTGGGACGATGCCACCACCAGAAAGCCAACACTACAAGACGTTCGCACCTCATGGGCATCAGTGTACAAATTCCATCCATGGTTTCCCCGGCATTCCTGGTAACCCAGGTAACCATCCTCTGCCAACTATCTCCCTCTGACTTTTGTTTTATTGAATATTTGAGGAAATTTTgcagaaagtaaaaaaaatctggAAGCACCTTATTAAGTGACCAAATTTACAAGAGACAGTTACCAGTAGTACCCGGTAACATTACAGGTGATTTCCTTTGATCAGATCTGATCATGCAGGGCCATTATAAATTGACACAAATATTGATAGTCTTCACTATTTCAATAATTCTTCACTTTCAGGGATGCCTGGAGTAGCTGGCCCTCTGGGCCCACCTGGTTCAAAGGGTGAAGCAGGTCAAACTGGACACAAAGGGGACAAAGGTGAACTTGGCCCGAAGGGTGAAAGTCAAGAAGGTCAAAAAGGTACCCAGGGTGACCCAGGTCATAAAGGGGACAAAGGTGACCCAGGTCAAAAGGGCGAAGGTCATAGTGGTGAGAAGGGAGTTCAGGGGAAACCAGGACCAAGGGGAGACAGAGGTGACCCCGGTTTAAAGGGCAGCAAGGGTCAAAGCGGTCCGCCTGGTCTTCAGGGACAGCCAGGTCAGCCAGGTCAGAAAGGGGACAAAGGTCATGCGGGAGAAACACAAAATTCAACTAGAGTGGCGTTTTCAGTTTCACGAACTACGGCCTTGGGTCCAGTATCTGGAGACACTGCAGTCACCTATGATAAGGTCTACACCAACATGGGCGATGGTTACGACATGTCAACGGGCAAATTTACATGTTCTGTCGGTGGCGTTTATTTCTTCATGATCACTGCCTTGAGAAATAATGCAAATAACATGTTTGCATGTTTGATGAAAAACAGCACACAACTTCCGTGCATCTATGTGTCTCACTCTTCGTCTAGAAGTCATGGTTCGGCTTCTAACAGCGTCATCATAGATTTGGGGCAAGGCGATCAGGTGTGGGTCAAACTTGGCACTGGATATGCACTGCAAAGCTTTTCTAACGAGTATGTTACATTTACCGGATACTTGTTGTATCAaagtttttctgaaaattagaaaaatatgttttgtctgCCAATTTGAACTCTATTTTGTATACGGGACATATATATACCGTACTGTAACAGTATTAGATTTGCAAAGTAATTaatctttgtttttgaaattttgccagTTTTCTGCTATCGTAGAATTCCTTGTCTTTCAATCCTATCAAACTAGGGAACATAcctgatatatcttggtataTTCTTGGATGCTGAGTTCTCGAAATCTCTTCCACAAAGAAAGCGTTCCTTCATCACCTGTAGGAAGAAAGCATCAGATATCTTAGGTTACTTATTATAAAAGCATCTttatatgaaaatgttttggtcaGAAAGTTTTCTATTTCAGAAAGGAACTCGCCTTTTGAGCAGCGAGACCTAACACTGAAACATGAAAGCAGTGTCTGAAGTCCACTTGTTATACTGAGAAATAGTCTGAAGGGCAATTGTTTGTTATCACTAAGGAGAATGAATCATCGTGAAAATATCTGCTTAAggcagaatgtgcctcgggattgatattttgactcttaaacttttatcaTGCtagtgggggctcattttaaagctcttggtgtaagaaaaccatcctagtttttttgaaaatcaaaaattttatttttctccatagagttaacacatggatggcggtcattttgaatttcaaatatcggtaaatcttgggtaatttttactaaaatttgcatgatgaccccccGATTTTtggtcttgattttgaaagagaatggttgaaagactttttaaggaaagtttgagcaaaagtttaagcctttcattttcgaggtgcatattacctaaGTTATGAATCTGAAGTTGATGGATGTCATGTGCATGTGGTGATCAATGATACTGCTAGATTTGTGCAAGAATAAAGTGATAAATCCCT
This genomic window from Ptychodera flava strain L36383 chromosome 10, AS_Pfla_20210202, whole genome shotgun sequence contains:
- the LOC139142357 gene encoding complement C1q tumor necrosis factor-related protein 5-like, with translation MKYLTTVTSFALLKCLIITTLYQKSTCSAEEQQNAHTQTGTMPPPESQHYKTFAPHGHQCTNSIHGFPGIPGNPGMPGVAGPLGPPGSKGEAGQTGHKGDKGELGPKGESQEGQKGTQGDPGHKGDKGDPGQKGEGHSGEKGVQGKPGPRGDRGDPGLKGSKGQSGPPGLQGQPGQPGQKGDKGHAGETQNSTRVAFSVSRTTALGPVSGDTAVTYDKVYTNMGDGYDMSTGKFTCSVGGVYFFMITALRNNANNMFACLMKNSTQLPCIYVSHSSSRSHGSASNSVIIDLGQGDQVWVKLGTGYALQSFSNEYVTFTGYLLYQSFSEN